The Synergistales bacterium genome window below encodes:
- the ftsH gene encoding ATP-dependent zinc metalloprotease FtsH translates to MKRLAKNLGLYLVLIVLVVSIVNVFLTPTTGPQQAREISYSSFLKAVDADRVQSVTIKENSVEGVFKDGNAFVTHVVGVGDMAPKLAEKNIEVKVNPPQQTPWWASIMSTLFPTMLLIGAWIFIIYHMQGGGNKVMNFAKNKSKVFIDNRPKVTFADVAGCDESKEELQEVIEYLKDPDRFTSFGAQVPRGVLLLGSPGTGKTLLSRAAAGEADVPFFSISGSDFVEMFVGVGAARVRDLFEQARKSQPCIIFIDEIDAVGRQRGAGLGGGHDEREQTLNQLLVEMDGFEATTGIILIAATNRPDILDPALLRPGRFDRQIMVDRPDVKGRKEILEVHSKEKKLDDEVDLDVIARRTPGFVGADLANLINEASLLAARRKKKKVQMDELEEAIDRVLAGPERRSRIISDKEKDIIAYHESGHAICAKLLPGTDPVHKISIIPRGSQALGYTLQLPEEDRFLISKSEMLDRIKVLLGGRVAEHMHTGDVTSGAQNDLERATDIAREMVTRYGMSDRLGPITLGRKKHEVFLGRDLGEDRNYSDEVAYAIDQEIRSIMDDCYDEVTRILGENEEILERLARSLLQREVIEADDLEQLMVGELPPLEEKKEEEEPAPSEENDEDRTADEDASSEAEAEAEEAAQAAEEESGADEADSGEKQHESDENVRQA, encoded by the coding sequence TTGAAGAGGCTTGCAAAGAACCTGGGGCTTTACCTGGTGCTGATCGTCCTTGTCGTCAGTATCGTCAATGTTTTTCTGACACCGACGACAGGTCCGCAGCAAGCCCGGGAGATTTCCTACAGTTCCTTTCTCAAAGCGGTGGATGCCGACCGCGTCCAGAGTGTGACGATAAAGGAAAACAGCGTGGAAGGGGTCTTCAAAGACGGGAACGCCTTTGTGACCCATGTGGTGGGGGTCGGCGATATGGCCCCGAAGCTTGCCGAAAAGAATATCGAGGTGAAGGTGAACCCGCCCCAGCAGACCCCCTGGTGGGCCAGCATCATGTCCACGCTCTTCCCGACGATGCTTCTGATCGGGGCGTGGATCTTCATCATCTACCACATGCAGGGCGGCGGCAACAAGGTGATGAACTTCGCCAAGAACAAGTCGAAGGTCTTTATCGACAACCGCCCCAAGGTGACCTTCGCGGATGTGGCCGGCTGTGACGAATCCAAGGAGGAGCTCCAGGAGGTCATCGAATACCTGAAGGACCCGGATCGCTTTACCAGCTTCGGGGCCCAGGTGCCGCGGGGCGTGCTCCTTCTGGGGTCGCCTGGAACGGGCAAAACGCTGCTCTCGCGGGCAGCCGCCGGCGAGGCGGATGTGCCCTTCTTCAGCATCAGCGGTTCCGACTTCGTGGAGATGTTCGTCGGCGTCGGCGCCGCCCGGGTGCGGGATCTCTTTGAGCAGGCCCGCAAGTCCCAGCCCTGCATCATCTTCATCGACGAGATCGATGCCGTGGGACGCCAGCGGGGCGCCGGCCTCGGCGGAGGGCACGACGAGCGGGAGCAGACCCTCAATCAGCTGCTGGTGGAGATGGACGGTTTCGAGGCCACCACCGGGATTATCCTGATCGCCGCCACCAACCGGCCCGACATCCTTGACCCGGCGCTGCTGCGCCCCGGCCGTTTCGACCGGCAGATCATGGTGGATCGTCCGGATGTGAAGGGGCGCAAGGAGATCCTTGAGGTCCATTCCAAGGAGAAAAAGCTCGACGACGAGGTGGATCTCGACGTGATCGCCCGCCGGACGCCGGGCTTCGTCGGCGCCGATCTGGCCAACCTGATCAACGAGGCCTCGCTGCTGGCGGCGCGGCGCAAAAAGAAGAAGGTCCAGATGGACGAACTCGAGGAGGCCATCGACCGTGTGCTGGCCGGTCCGGAGCGCCGGAGCCGGATCATCAGCGACAAGGAGAAGGACATCATCGCCTACCACGAGTCGGGCCACGCCATCTGCGCCAAGCTCCTGCCGGGGACCGACCCGGTCCACAAGATCTCCATCATCCCCAGGGGAAGCCAGGCGCTGGGCTACACGCTGCAGCTGCCCGAAGAGGACCGGTTCCTGATCTCCAAGAGCGAGATGCTCGACAGGATCAAGGTGCTCCTCGGCGGCCGGGTGGCGGAGCATATGCACACCGGCGACGTGACCAGCGGTGCCCAGAACGACCTGGAGCGGGCCACGGATATCGCCAGGGAGATGGTGACCCGCTACGGCATGAGCGACCGTCTGGGACCGATCACCCTGGGCCGGAAGAAACACGAGGTCTTCCTCGGCCGGGATCTCGGCGAGGATCGCAACTACAGCGACGAGGTGGCCTACGCCATCGACCAGGAGATCCGGAGTATCATGGACGATTGCTACGACGAGGTGACCCGGATCCTCGGCGAGAACGAGGAGATCCTCGAACGCCTCGCCAGGTCGCTGCTCCAGCGTGAGGTCATCGAGGCCGACGATCTCGAACAGCTGATGGTGGGAGAGCTGCCGCCCCTGGAGGAGAAAAAGGAAGAGGAGGAACCCGCCCCTTCTGAAGAGAACGATGAGGACCGGACCGCCGACGAGGATGCCTCCTCAGAAGCAGAAGCAGAAGCAGAAGAAGCGGCCCAGGCGGCCGAAGAGGAATCGGGCGCAGACGAGGCCGATTCCGGGGAGAAGCAGCACGAATCCGACGAGAACGTCAGGCAAGCCTAG
- the tilS gene encoding tRNA lysidine(34) synthetase TilS, protein MERYECGRVILPAAIRESVVRHGEKEEWLYGSGTILVAVSGGCDSVALLVILAALVERRRLVVAHLEHGMRGQESLEDAAFVRRLATSLHLPFSSRQTNITRRKERHESGEQCGRRLRYAFLEQAGTAHGASWIATAHIEDDQVESILFNIARGSGLDGLQGIARKRGRIIRPLLDIDKETLRAFLLENGYTWKEDHTNRDIRYSRNYIRAVLIPGFDSVNSGARKHILSLGKEAEERVLWDRRWAEARISAIRHTLPFGLDCWRQEALRRREDPALQILFRVGAERLGLPTLERKRLEELIALLRRSASWRFQWKEDFELFCGKGMIVWGKRCMLDLLPSCPLRSGVNGRFRWGPWEIRLDVGCAGATSGEVQSGWTTCFAVEPDEEVLLRPVSGGLPKKKRRAVPWWARAQWPVVLCGDGRWWVPYWGGRNGKSDGNPSAQKSNHVRMIRLNMSLGPDSAHAACGQAPEKG, encoded by the coding sequence ATGGAACGGTACGAGTGTGGCCGCGTGATCCTTCCCGCGGCAATCCGCGAATCTGTGGTCAGACATGGAGAGAAAGAGGAATGGCTCTACGGATCGGGAACGATCCTGGTCGCCGTCTCCGGAGGATGCGATTCCGTCGCCCTTCTGGTGATCCTTGCGGCGCTCGTGGAGCGCAGACGGCTTGTGGTCGCACATCTCGAACACGGCATGCGCGGTCAGGAATCCCTTGAGGACGCGGCCTTTGTCCGCAGGCTTGCCACCTCCCTCCACCTTCCCTTTTCATCCCGGCAAACGAACATCACCAGGCGCAAAGAGCGCCACGAAAGCGGAGAGCAGTGCGGGAGAAGACTCCGGTACGCCTTCCTGGAACAGGCCGGAACGGCCCATGGCGCCTCGTGGATCGCGACGGCCCACATCGAGGATGACCAGGTGGAGAGCATCCTGTTCAATATCGCCCGGGGGAGCGGCCTCGACGGTCTGCAGGGGATCGCCCGGAAGCGGGGGCGGATCATCCGTCCCCTCCTGGATATCGACAAGGAAACCCTCAGGGCCTTTCTGCTGGAGAATGGCTATACGTGGAAGGAAGACCACACCAACCGGGATATCCGGTACAGCAGGAACTACATCCGCGCCGTGCTCATCCCGGGCTTCGACAGTGTGAACAGTGGGGCCCGAAAGCATATCCTCTCGCTGGGGAAGGAAGCGGAGGAGCGGGTGCTGTGGGACCGCCGGTGGGCGGAGGCACGTATCTCCGCCATCCGGCACACGCTTCCCTTCGGTCTGGACTGCTGGAGGCAGGAAGCGCTGCGGCGCCGGGAGGATCCGGCGCTGCAGATCCTCTTCCGCGTCGGGGCGGAGCGGCTTGGTCTGCCCACGCTGGAACGGAAACGGCTGGAGGAGCTGATCGCTCTCCTCCGCAGGAGCGCCTCCTGGCGGTTCCAGTGGAAAGAGGATTTTGAGCTCTTCTGCGGCAAGGGTATGATTGTATGGGGGAAACGGTGTATGCTTGATCTGTTGCCTTCATGCCCCCTCCGGTCCGGCGTCAACGGCCGGTTCCGCTGGGGCCCCTGGGAGATCCGCCTCGATGTGGGGTGTGCCGGAGCAACCTCTGGTGAGGTGCAGAGCGGCTGGACGACCTGCTTTGCGGTGGAACCCGACGAAGAGGTCCTTCTTCGGCCGGTGTCCGGGGGCCTTCCCAAAAAGAAGAGAAGGGCTGTCCCCTGGTGGGCCAGAGCGCAGTGGCCTGTGGTTCTCTGTGGCGACGGCCGGTGGTGGGTGCCCTATTGGGGCGGAAGAAACGGAAAATCCGACGGCAATCCATCGGCACAAAAATCAAATCATGTTAGAATGATTCGGCTGAATATGAGCCTTGGTCCGGATTCGGCACATGCGGCCTGCGGCCAGGCCCCCGAAAAGGGCTGA
- a CDS encoding sigma-70 family RNA polymerase sigma factor produces MSVEEHQGEGGAPVDAREALIAFLPYARKKAGDLAGGDAHLKDDLIQEGMIGLYNGIGRFRPERGSFAGFACSCIRNRMISYLRRIRRYREQPETMPEHDRPIWDVVERNDLFERLLERLTPLETAALDAFCVAGGCAQAARLLGWPYKRMENALSRIRTKAWALWRES; encoded by the coding sequence ATGAGTGTCGAGGAACACCAGGGGGAGGGGGGCGCTCCCGTTGATGCCCGGGAGGCCCTCATCGCCTTCCTCCCCTATGCCCGCAAGAAGGCCGGCGACCTTGCCGGAGGGGACGCCCATCTCAAGGACGATCTGATCCAGGAGGGGATGATCGGTCTCTACAACGGGATCGGGCGGTTCCGCCCCGAGCGGGGTTCCTTCGCCGGCTTTGCCTGCAGCTGCATTCGGAACCGGATGATCTCCTACCTCCGGCGGATCCGGCGCTATCGGGAGCAGCCGGAGACCATGCCCGAGCACGATCGCCCTATCTGGGACGTGGTGGAACGGAACGATCTCTTCGAGCGGTTGCTCGAAAGGCTGACCCCGCTGGAGACGGCGGCGCTGGATGCCTTCTGTGTCGCCGGGGGATGTGCGCAGGCGGCGCGCCTGCTGGGGTGGCCCTACAAGCGTATGGAAAACGCCCTCTCCCGTATCCGCACCAAGGCCTGGGCGCTCTGGAGGGAATCCTGA
- a CDS encoding HAD family hydrolase, producing the protein MKTVLFDFDMTLVDSAPAITYCMNRLAEEAGLRRCSEEEVRATIGLPFREALIELWGDYDPEWPEIYRSRLRGEEHPRLSLMEGARQLLAYCRDEGIATAIVTNRHHAGKAAGAIGLNDAVDLVIGLEEGVAAKPSPAMLELALHRLGGEKESACYVGDTAIDMRTAVAGGVPGIGVATGATGRDDLAEAGAAVVVDSLLELVPFPEPAPQTG; encoded by the coding sequence ATGAAGACGGTACTCTTTGATTTCGACATGACCCTGGTGGACAGCGCGCCGGCGATCACCTACTGCATGAACCGGCTCGCCGAGGAGGCGGGTCTGCGCCGTTGCTCGGAAGAAGAGGTCCGGGCCACTATCGGCCTGCCCTTCCGCGAAGCATTGATCGAACTCTGGGGCGACTACGATCCCGAGTGGCCGGAGATCTACCGCTCCCGACTCAGGGGGGAGGAGCATCCCCGGCTGAGCCTGATGGAGGGGGCCCGGCAGCTGCTGGCGTACTGCCGTGACGAGGGGATCGCCACGGCGATTGTCACCAACCGGCACCATGCCGGGAAGGCAGCCGGCGCCATCGGGCTGAACGACGCCGTGGATCTGGTGATCGGTCTGGAAGAGGGGGTTGCGGCAAAGCCCTCGCCGGCGATGCTCGAGCTGGCCCTCCACAGGCTGGGCGGGGAGAAGGAGAGCGCCTGCTATGTGGGCGACACCGCCATCGATATGCGAACGGCTGTAGCGGGTGGTGTCCCCGGGATCGGGGTCGCGACCGGGGCCACGGGACGCGATGACCTTGCCGAAGCCGGCGCGGCCGTTGTGGTGGATTCCCTGCTCGAACTGGTCCCGTTTCCCGAGCCGGCACCGCAGACCGGATAG
- a CDS encoding thymidine phosphorylase: MRDPLAFVEAKRDGRAHGTAELQDFVRACGAQEIPDYQIAAWLMAVYFRGMEPEELVAFTDALARSGSMVAFPGGQRCMDKHSTGGVGDKTTLIVAPLAAACGVPVAKLSGRGLGFTGGTVDKLESIPGFDAHLSMKTFVAQVERLGCAVSGHSGELAPAEGIFYALRDVTGTVPSLPLICSSILGKKMAGGSAGFVFDVKCGSGAFMETPEEARTLAEQLVGLARRLDRRAVALITGMEQPLGEWVGNACEVREACAVLRGGGPADTRELCLELAAEMILLHGDAASPETARERCRRVLDSGEAYRRFLAMLEAQGVERRVLDSPEEHMELAASYYDIRSDREGTLLRLDGRRIGGAVRDLGGGRKRTDDPIDHAVGIRMLRKVGDPVSRDDALLRLYYNDGSRLNDALAMLEDAWTVGDGAAAPSLMLGRVGS; encoded by the coding sequence GTGCGTGACCCGCTGGCCTTCGTCGAGGCGAAACGGGACGGCAGGGCCCACGGCACAGCGGAACTGCAGGACTTCGTCCGTGCCTGCGGGGCGCAGGAGATCCCCGACTATCAGATCGCGGCCTGGTTGATGGCGGTATATTTCCGGGGCATGGAACCGGAGGAGCTGGTGGCCTTCACCGACGCGCTGGCCCGGTCGGGCAGCATGGTGGCCTTTCCCGGCGGGCAGCGCTGTATGGACAAGCACAGCACCGGCGGCGTGGGGGACAAAACCACGCTGATTGTCGCGCCGCTGGCCGCCGCCTGTGGGGTTCCCGTGGCCAAACTCAGCGGCCGGGGGCTTGGCTTTACCGGCGGGACGGTGGACAAGCTGGAGTCGATCCCGGGTTTCGACGCCCATCTCTCCATGAAGACCTTTGTCGCCCAGGTGGAGAGGCTGGGATGTGCCGTCTCGGGCCATTCCGGCGAGCTGGCCCCGGCGGAGGGGATCTTCTACGCTCTCCGGGATGTCACGGGAACGGTGCCCTCGCTCCCGCTGATCTGCAGCAGCATCCTCGGCAAGAAGATGGCCGGCGGTTCGGCGGGCTTCGTCTTCGATGTCAAGTGCGGCAGCGGCGCCTTCATGGAGACCCCGGAGGAGGCCCGAACACTGGCCGAACAGCTGGTGGGTCTTGCCCGGCGGCTGGACAGGAGGGCCGTCGCCCTCATTACGGGGATGGAACAGCCCCTTGGCGAGTGGGTGGGCAACGCCTGCGAGGTCCGTGAGGCCTGTGCGGTGCTGCGGGGTGGAGGGCCCGCCGACACGAGGGAGCTCTGCCTGGAGCTCGCCGCGGAGATGATCCTTCTCCACGGCGACGCCGCGTCCCCGGAGACCGCCAGGGAGCGCTGCCGCAGGGTGCTCGATTCGGGGGAGGCCTACCGCCGTTTCCTCGCCATGCTGGAGGCCCAGGGTGTGGAACGACGCGTGCTGGACAGTCCGGAGGAGCATATGGAGCTTGCCGCTTCGTACTACGATATCAGGTCGGACCGGGAGGGAACGCTCCTGCGGCTGGACGGACGACGGATCGGCGGTGCGGTGCGCGATCTCGGCGGCGGTCGGAAGCGTACCGACGATCCCATCGACCACGCCGTGGGGATACGCATGCTGCGCAAGGTGGGCGATCCGGTGTCGAGGGATGATGCCCTGCTGCGGCTCTACTACAACGACGGAAGTCGGCTGAACGATGCCCTGGCCATGCTTGAAGATGCATGGACCGTCGGCGACGGGGCCGCTGCCCCGTCTCTGATGCTCGGTCGTGTGGGATCATGA
- a CDS encoding DUF72 domain-containing protein — protein sequence MGELRIGTCSWAESSLIDSGFYPGSENRPAKRLRYYARFFDTVEVDSTFYAMPAQETVYRWAARTPPRFLFNVKAFGLFTFHPVVVTRLPPWARGAAPQKKERVTLWDLPLGVRRQLWAYFKRSVGHLAGMGRMGYLLFQLPPWFKFSRKNLEYFTRISEVAAPMKVAVEVRHRSWFDEENRQPFLKTLERENIAYVGVDEPELAWTVPPEWPRTASWGSVLRFHGRNRRAWRKKGATVQERFAYRYDSAELEGWKDRIAGQVWKEGRVFVMFNNCYRDWAVESARKMQALFGFAPERGPRQMTLTEGIGLNDGGIP from the coding sequence ATGGGAGAGCTGCGGATCGGGACCTGCTCCTGGGCGGAATCGAGTCTGATCGATTCGGGGTTCTATCCCGGGAGCGAAAACAGACCCGCCAAACGGCTGCGCTACTACGCGAGGTTCTTCGATACCGTCGAGGTAGACAGCACTTTCTATGCCATGCCGGCCCAGGAGACGGTCTACCGCTGGGCCGCCCGGACGCCGCCGCGTTTTCTGTTTAACGTAAAGGCCTTCGGGCTTTTCACCTTCCATCCCGTGGTGGTGACGCGATTGCCCCCCTGGGCACGGGGGGCCGCGCCGCAGAAAAAGGAGCGGGTCACCCTCTGGGATCTGCCGCTGGGTGTTCGGCGGCAGCTCTGGGCCTATTTCAAGCGGTCCGTCGGCCACCTCGCGGGGATGGGGAGGATGGGATACCTGCTCTTCCAGCTGCCGCCGTGGTTCAAGTTCTCCCGGAAGAACCTCGAGTACTTCACCCGGATCAGCGAGGTGGCCGCCCCCATGAAGGTGGCTGTGGAGGTGCGCCACCGTTCCTGGTTTGACGAGGAGAACCGACAGCCCTTTCTGAAGACCCTGGAGCGGGAGAACATCGCCTACGTCGGCGTCGACGAGCCGGAGCTCGCCTGGACGGTGCCGCCGGAATGGCCCAGGACGGCAAGCTGGGGGAGCGTCCTCCGTTTCCACGGCCGCAACAGGCGGGCCTGGAGGAAGAAGGGCGCTACCGTACAGGAGCGGTTTGCCTACCGCTATGACTCGGCCGAGCTGGAAGGGTGGAAGGATCGGATCGCCGGACAGGTCTGGAAGGAAGGACGGGTCTTTGTGATGTTCAACAACTGCTACCGGGACTGGGCTGTGGAGAGTGCGCGGAAGATGCAGGCTCTGTTCGGCTTCGCCCCGGAGCGGGGGCCGCGGCAGATGACCCTTACCGAAGGAATCGGATTGAACGATGGAGGCATTCCCTGA
- the hpt gene encoding hypoxanthine phosphoribosyltransferase, with protein MALTLAENLLSRDQIAARVQELGTQISDEYAGSELVCVGILKGAFVFLSDLIRHIDERVDTRIDFMAVSSYGDATKSAGIVKIVKDLDADIRSKHILIVEDIVDTGLTLSYLSSIIRERLAASTRICALLDKPERREVDVAVDYAGFRIPDKFVVGYGLDAGERWRNLPDIATIEEN; from the coding sequence ATGGCGTTGACGTTGGCAGAGAATCTGCTTTCCAGGGACCAGATCGCCGCACGGGTGCAGGAATTGGGAACGCAGATTTCAGATGAATACGCAGGAAGCGAACTGGTATGTGTGGGTATCCTCAAAGGTGCCTTTGTCTTTCTATCCGATTTGATCCGTCATATCGACGAACGCGTGGATACGCGGATTGACTTCATGGCTGTCTCATCCTACGGTGACGCAACGAAATCCGCGGGAATCGTCAAGATCGTCAAGGATCTCGATGCCGATATCAGAAGCAAGCATATCCTCATCGTCGAGGATATTGTCGATACCGGCCTCACCCTCTCCTATCTCTCCTCGATCATTCGAGAGCGACTTGCGGCGTCCACGAGGATCTGTGCGCTGCTTGACAAGCCCGAACGGCGAGAGGTGGATGTCGCGGTGGATTACGCGGGATTCCGTATCCCCGACAAATTTGTTGTCGGATACGGCCTTGACGCTGGAGAACGGTGGCGTAATCTGCCGGATATAGCAACAATCGAAGAAAATTAG